The bacterium genome includes a window with the following:
- a CDS encoding clostripain-related cysteine peptidase, whose amino-acid sequence AQMSIANGDLRQALQDAYEATGKKINIIAFDACLMQQVEVAREVMDHAKVMVAAQTNWPIAGFPYDILLQSVSNHAGDNEKTVAAAIVEFCADRYGSIQPASMSAIDLEYIDDLTKKTAALYETCKYGRPAGNIINVRDAVQTIPFIGSTPSPDDDIVDYGDLLNGLNNAAFCRPQINDLHEVYAKIILRSEYWGAQYAGISGLDIWFPLYYEQFKQLYSYYRPLTWNQSQWQSFLNWFYDQDDIRPEPTSITSIAVTGNNYRSSWYDSYDLADVIYTAMLMTDTVSIFQDDAEDTSQWQLDGFTLNPDTAHSGSFSFFSGNASNLASSMTTRQLIELPGAGLLSLYMKYRTEDMKDSIIIRFGTGPAESYYGSSNGWIDRRILLPAGTYPIDIEYHTNASTNNGGCYIDDITIQELIDSRQLRSGLIDTTIFVFNELKGDYLAAVRPCDAYGNTGDLSAFYHFSIEEYAAPYSIPNPFQDECAIVLDYPDSLQPVVKILSVSGRLVRQFGYDAIHNKQISWDGTDLNGHPVSAGLYFIVLHDKTFTRIGKIARQT is encoded by the coding sequence GCTCAGATGTCCATTGCTAATGGAGACCTGCGCCAGGCGCTGCAAGACGCGTACGAGGCTACCGGCAAGAAGATCAACATCATCGCGTTCGATGCCTGCTTGATGCAGCAGGTTGAGGTCGCCCGTGAAGTAATGGATCACGCTAAGGTCATGGTCGCTGCCCAAACCAACTGGCCGATCGCGGGTTTTCCATATGATATTTTGCTTCAGTCCGTATCCAACCACGCCGGCGACAATGAAAAGACCGTGGCCGCAGCGATCGTCGAGTTTTGCGCGGACCGCTACGGATCGATCCAGCCCGCTTCGATGTCCGCAATTGACCTGGAATACATCGATGATCTTACGAAAAAGACCGCGGCGTTATATGAAACATGCAAATACGGCCGCCCCGCTGGAAATATCATTAACGTCAGGGACGCGGTCCAGACGATCCCGTTCATCGGTTCTACGCCCAGCCCGGACGACGATATTGTCGATTATGGTGATCTACTGAATGGTTTGAACAATGCGGCATTTTGCCGACCGCAAATCAATGACCTACATGAAGTCTATGCCAAAATCATCCTGCGGTCCGAATATTGGGGGGCTCAATATGCCGGCATCTCGGGACTTGATATCTGGTTCCCGCTGTATTACGAACAGTTCAAGCAGCTGTATTCTTACTACCGCCCGCTTACCTGGAACCAGTCGCAATGGCAGAGTTTCCTTAACTGGTTCTATGACCAGGACGATATCAGGCCAGAACCTACGTCCATCACCAGTATTGCGGTCACCGGCAATAATTACCGATCATCCTGGTATGATTCTTATGACCTTGCCGATGTTATTTATACGGCAATGCTGATGACCGACACCGTGTCCATTTTTCAAGATGACGCCGAAGACACATCGCAGTGGCAGCTTGACGGCTTCACGCTCAATCCTGATACGGCTCATTCAGGCTCTTTCTCGTTCTTTTCGGGCAACGCCAGCAACCTGGCATCAAGCATGACGACAAGACAGCTGATCGAGTTGCCTGGCGCGGGATTACTCAGCCTTTATATGAAATATCGAACCGAAGACATGAAGGATTCGATCATCATCCGCTTCGGTACCGGTCCGGCAGAATCTTATTATGGCAGTTCGAACGGCTGGATAGACCGCCGTATCCTCCTGCCTGCGGGAACATATCCGATAGATATCGAGTACCACACAAATGCCAGCACAAATAACGGCGGGTGCTATATCGACGATATCACGATCCAGGAATTGATCGATAGCCGCCAACTGCGCTCTGGTCTTATCGACACGACGATCTTCGTTTTCAACGAACTAAAAGGCGATTACCTGGCAGCAGTCCGGCCCTGCGATGCATACGGAAATACCGGCGACCTCAGCGCTTTTTATCATTTTTCGATTGAAGAATACGCGGCGCCATACTCGATACCAAATCCTTTCCAAGATGAATGCGCCATTGTGCTGGATTATCCCGATTCACTGCAGCCGGTCGTGAAAATATTATCCGTAAGCGGCCGCTTGGTCAGGCAATTCGGTTATGATGCGATCCATAACAAGCAGATATCATGGGATGGCACCGACCTTAACGGTCATCCGGTCAGCGCCGGACTTTATTTCATTGTCCTGCATGATAAAACATTTACCAGGATCGGTAAAATAGCGAGGCAAACATGA
- a CDS encoding isoaspartyl peptidase/L-asparaginase, whose translation MTEPVIIADGGAGGLSFAERREQGLVKALKIGYGILKNGGSALDAVTTSVMSMEDSRIFNAGTGSTLSLTGEIEMDASVMTSDLKFGAVAAIRNVRYPVKIARLVMEKTDHLLLCGEGALRFARLMGIKYYNPVTRERKATWSRQRAKLDFTVKRKLPSAKGVSSYFTRLNEIAELYGTVGVVALDKSGMIAVGTSTGGISLHLPGRVGDTPVIGGGTYADERGGASATGHGESIMQHLIAFRAVQAMSRRPAAAAGRNIIAYANKVGCRCGVVGLDAKGGILCVHNTGGMSWAYIKGGGLKTFRK comes from the coding sequence ATGACAGAACCAGTGATCATCGCGGATGGCGGCGCCGGCGGCCTAAGCTTTGCCGAGCGCCGTGAACAGGGGCTGGTTAAAGCGCTCAAGATCGGCTACGGGATATTGAAGAACGGCGGTTCAGCGTTGGACGCCGTGACAACGTCGGTCATGAGTATGGAAGATTCGCGCATTTTCAACGCCGGAACCGGTTCCACTCTCAGTCTGACCGGCGAGATCGAGATGGACGCGTCGGTCATGACCAGCGATCTCAAATTCGGCGCGGTCGCAGCCATCAGGAATGTCCGCTATCCGGTGAAGATCGCGCGGCTGGTCATGGAAAAAACCGACCACCTGCTCTTATGCGGGGAAGGAGCCTTGCGCTTTGCCCGGCTGATGGGCATCAAGTACTACAATCCCGTGACCAGGGAGCGCAAAGCCACATGGTCCAGGCAGCGTGCTAAACTTGATTTTACGGTCAAACGCAAACTGCCATCGGCAAAAGGCGTGAGCAGTTATTTTACCAGGCTGAACGAGATCGCCGAGCTCTACGGCACGGTCGGCGTGGTGGCGCTCGACAAAAGCGGCATGATAGCGGTCGGCACATCGACAGGCGGCATTTCGCTGCATCTGCCCGGACGTGTCGGCGACACGCCTGTGATCGGCGGTGGCACCTACGCGGACGAACGCGGCGGTGCGTCGGCGACCGGCCACGGCGAATCGATAATGCAGCATCTCATCGCGTTCCGCGCCGTGCAGGCGATGAGCCGCAGGCCCGCGGCCGCGGCAGGCCGTAATATCATCGCTTATGCGAACAAAGTGGGCTGCCGATGCGGGGTCGTCGGACTGGATGCAAAAGGCGGGATCCTGTGCGTGCACAATACCGGTGGCATGTCATGGGCTTATATAAAGGGCGGTGGTTTAAAGACGTTCCGGAAATAG
- a CDS encoding 4Fe-4S binding protein, which produces MKVKKHRIIRWAVQLFFLALFIFFFIQTSYISLINSPQFFFSFDPLILVITSIAFRAVIAASLLSIVILVGTLVFGRFYCGFACPLGTLIDLADRLTGEQPAAITSRQFDAVKYLVLVFLVVTAVLGSSFLHFFDPLVITEQALTLIAYPITTFFTSVVSSVQPAVFREGVITLLNLLVILGAGFFVKRAWCRFVCPLGGLLGLTARVSLFKVKLMDKCTKCGACESVCPVNAIDAQNLKIDSGECIACLRCVYTCQEKSAQYGLRLQPVGFSVTRRQVLAAGVAGIVLVPLSRTLLYGRLEARLIRPPGAVPEPEFLNACVRCATCMKVCPTNGLQPCLFEAGLEGLWTPRLVPRIGGCEKNCSRCGQVCPTSAIRKLSLEEKSFARLGTAVIDRSRCIAWEQDKVCLICDEACQYNAITSRTETIQGVRLTRPYVDERICMGCGICESRCPLDGRSAIEVYSMGEERKRTQFYVTPEKRRLRDSTLIKDDIPSGFILK; this is translated from the coding sequence AATTCACCGCAATTCTTTTTCAGTTTTGATCCTTTGATATTGGTCATAACCAGCATTGCCTTCCGCGCGGTCATCGCGGCATCTCTATTGTCGATCGTGATCCTTGTCGGCACGCTCGTTTTCGGCCGTTTCTACTGCGGCTTCGCGTGCCCTCTGGGCACGCTCATCGACCTTGCCGACCGATTGACCGGTGAACAACCGGCAGCGATTACGAGCCGGCAATTTGACGCTGTCAAATATCTTGTGCTTGTTTTTCTTGTTGTTACCGCAGTCCTGGGGAGTTCTTTTCTGCATTTCTTTGACCCGCTCGTTATTACTGAGCAAGCGCTGACCCTTATTGCATATCCGATCACAACGTTCTTTACTTCCGTAGTTAGTTCGGTGCAGCCCGCGGTTTTCCGGGAAGGCGTGATTACCCTGTTGAACCTGTTGGTGATACTGGGAGCAGGGTTTTTCGTGAAGCGCGCCTGGTGCCGGTTTGTCTGCCCCCTGGGTGGATTGCTGGGTCTGACCGCACGAGTGTCACTGTTCAAGGTGAAATTGATGGATAAATGCACGAAGTGCGGCGCGTGCGAAAGTGTCTGCCCGGTCAACGCGATCGACGCTCAGAATTTGAAGATTGACTCAGGCGAATGCATCGCCTGCCTGCGCTGCGTCTATACCTGCCAGGAAAAAAGTGCGCAATACGGTCTTAGGCTGCAGCCCGTCGGGTTCAGCGTGACCAGGCGTCAGGTTTTAGCCGCGGGTGTTGCCGGAATCGTATTGGTGCCTTTGAGCAGGACTCTTTTGTACGGCCGGCTTGAGGCTAGGCTGATCCGGCCGCCTGGCGCGGTCCCTGAACCCGAGTTCCTGAACGCCTGCGTGCGTTGCGCAACGTGCATGAAGGTCTGCCCGACGAACGGTTTGCAGCCATGCTTGTTTGAAGCCGGACTTGAGGGCTTATGGACACCGCGTTTGGTCCCGAGGATAGGCGGCTGCGAAAAAAATTGCAGCCGGTGTGGCCAGGTGTGCCCGACCTCAGCCATCCGGAAACTGAGCCTTGAGGAAAAAAGTTTTGCGCGGCTTGGGACCGCCGTGATCGACCGGTCACGTTGTATTGCCTGGGAACAAGATAAGGTCTGTTTGATCTGTGATGAAGCCTGCCAGTACAATGCCATAACCTCGCGCACCGAGACAATACAAGGCGTCAGGCTGACCAGGCCCTACGTGGACGAACGCATCTGCATGGGCTGCGGGATCTGCGAATCGCGGTGCCCGTTAGATGGACGCTCAGCGATCGAAGTGTATTCGATGGGAGAGGAAAGGAAACGCACGCAATTCTACGTTACACCGGAAAAAAGGCGGCTGCGGGACAGCACGCTGATCAAGGATGATATACCATCCGGCTTTATACTCAAATGA